A portion of the Verrucomicrobiia bacterium genome contains these proteins:
- a CDS encoding DUF3883 domain-containing protein, which translates to MAEDWSREEVEAVFADYLAMLASELGGEPYNKAAHNRALQRVLGRRTHGSIERKHQNISAVLIDLGFPYIEGYKPLGNYQDLLRSVIEDRLDGERRLQEIVATAVVATPTAPRLPSDLLTIEVPAPAGVEDSYAFRDRAPRRQPSAKRDYLAIEARNASLGLEGERLVLRFEHERLWRAGQRTLAERIEHVSQTRGDGVGYDILSYETDGRERFVEVKTTRFGEMTPFFVSRNEVRASGEIGDQYRLCRVFAFAREPRLFTLAGPLSYTCKLDPIAFVGMPKSRRS; encoded by the coding sequence ATGGCTGAAGACTGGTCACGCGAGGAGGTCGAAGCCGTGTTCGCCGACTATCTGGCGATGCTCGCCAGCGAACTCGGAGGCGAACCCTACAACAAGGCAGCCCACAACCGAGCCCTGCAGCGGGTGCTCGGTCGCCGGACGCACGGGTCCATCGAGCGAAAGCACCAGAACATCAGCGCCGTTTTGATCGACCTCGGTTTCCCGTACATCGAGGGGTACAAGCCGCTCGGGAACTACCAGGACCTGCTGCGATCCGTCATTGAGGATCGATTGGATGGCGAACGCCGCCTTCAGGAAATCGTCGCAACCGCCGTTGTTGCGACCCCAACCGCCCCTCGGCTCCCCTCTGACCTCCTGACCATCGAGGTGCCCGCCCCGGCTGGTGTCGAGGACAGCTACGCCTTCCGCGATCGTGCCCCTCGACGCCAACCCTCAGCAAAGAGGGACTATCTGGCGATCGAGGCCCGGAACGCCTCCCTCGGCTTGGAAGGGGAGCGCCTGGTGCTCCGCTTCGAGCACGAACGCCTCTGGCGGGCCGGCCAAAGGACCCTCGCTGAACGAATCGAGCACGTGTCCCAGACCCGGGGGGACGGGGTTGGCTACGACATTCTCTCTTACGAAACCGACGGCCGGGAGCGGTTTGTCGAGGTCAAGACCACGCGGTTCGGCGAGATGACACCATTCTTCGTCTCACGAAACGAAGTCCGCGCTTCGGGGGAGATCGGCGATCAGTACCGGCTCTGCCGGGTCTTCGCCTTCGCGCGCGAACCGCGGCTGTTTACCCTGGCTGGTCCTCTCTCCTATACTTGCAAGCTCGATCCGATCGCGTTCGTCGGAATGCCCAAATCGCGCCGCTCGTAG